The following are encoded together in the Thermus neutrinimicus genome:
- the metK gene encoding methionine adenosyltransferase, translating to MRLVTSESVTEGHPDKLADRISDAILDALIAQDKKARVAAETLVTTGLVFVAGEISTEGYVDIPGLVRKTVREVGYTRAKYGFDADTCAVLTAIDEQSPDIAGGVNLSYEWRVLKSTDPLDRTGAGDQGLMFGYATDETPELMPLPITLAHRLTMRLAEVRKTGLLPYLRPDGKAQVTVVYEGDRPLYVKTVVVSAQHSPEVEQDQLREDLIREVVRQAVPPEYLKEGETEYLINPSGRFILGGPHADTGLTGRKIIVDTYGGAVPHGGGAFSGKDPTKVDRSASYYARYMAKNLVAAGLARRALVELAYAIGKARPVSLRVETFGTGALPDEKLTEIVRRVFDPRPLAIIEELDLLRPIYTPTSAYGHFGRAGFPWEETDRVEALRREAGL from the coding sequence TTGAGGCTGGTCACGTCCGAGTCGGTCACGGAAGGGCACCCGGATAAGCTGGCGGACCGGATCTCCGACGCCATCCTGGACGCCCTGATCGCCCAAGATAAGAAGGCCCGGGTAGCGGCGGAGACCCTAGTCACCACCGGGCTGGTGTTCGTGGCGGGGGAGATCTCCACCGAGGGGTATGTGGATATTCCCGGCCTGGTGCGCAAGACGGTGAGGGAGGTGGGCTACACCCGGGCCAAGTACGGCTTTGACGCGGATACCTGCGCGGTCCTCACCGCCATTGACGAGCAGTCCCCGGACATCGCCGGCGGGGTCAACCTCTCCTACGAGTGGCGGGTGCTCAAGTCCACGGATCCCCTGGACCGCACCGGCGCGGGAGATCAGGGCCTCATGTTCGGCTACGCCACCGACGAAACCCCGGAGCTCATGCCCCTGCCCATCACCCTGGCCCACCGCCTCACCATGCGCCTGGCGGAGGTGCGCAAGACGGGGCTTCTTCCCTATCTGCGCCCCGACGGCAAGGCCCAGGTCACCGTGGTCTACGAGGGGGACAGGCCCCTTTACGTGAAAACGGTGGTGGTCTCCGCCCAGCACTCCCCGGAGGTGGAGCAGGACCAGCTTCGCGAGGACCTGATCCGGGAGGTGGTGCGCCAGGCCGTTCCCCCTGAGTACCTGAAGGAAGGGGAGACGGAGTACCTCATCAACCCCTCGGGCCGCTTCATCCTGGGGGGGCCCCATGCGGACACCGGGCTCACCGGGCGCAAGATCATCGTGGACACCTATGGGGGAGCGGTGCCCCACGGGGGCGGGGCCTTCAGCGGCAAGGACCCCACCAAGGTGGACCGCTCCGCCAGCTACTATGCCCGCTACATGGCCAAGAACCTGGTGGCGGCGGGGCTTGCCCGGCGGGCCCTGGTGGAGCTGGCCTACGCCATCGGCAAGGCCAGGCCCGTTTCCCTGCGGGTGGAAACCTTCGGCACCGGGGCTTTGCCTGACGAGAAGCTTACGGAGATCGTAAGGCGGGTCTTTGACCCAAGGCCCTTGGCCATCATCGAGGAGCTGGACCTCCTCCGTCCCATCTACACCCCCACCAGCGCCTACGGCCACTTCGGCCGCGCGGGCTTCCCCTGGGAGGAAACCGACCGGGTGGAGGCCCTAAGGAGGGAAGCGGGCCTTTAA
- a CDS encoding GGDEF domain-containing protein, which produces MARVGIPYTGGSLYPTLELLDPLHPLRRKTALWLLPLGALLALVALATSRAVGLDPVDRLFLPLLALSFALLALALWRFPHTSTWVLPLVHGLVATYLLATLAYQLLFKPNPLGLSPAAHWVPFVYLSSFLFFQTQQAVRLALLYLLTLFLLSLMGAFRGHFHAEHLNALAQFFGANLAYVGLLYMLVRVKEGYLEAQMDAYTDPLTGLRNRRYLDLVLERELFRVRRYGRPLSLMILDLDHFKQVNDRYGHPVGDRVLETLAHCLEGQLRQSDRAVRLGGEEFAILLAETPLAQAVRLAGRVRQAVAALKVPPVAGLSVSIGVAEARPEDSPLSLLKRADEALYQAKRRGRNRVEVG; this is translated from the coding sequence ATGGCCCGGGTGGGAATCCCCTATACTGGAGGTAGCTTGTACCCTACCCTCGAGCTTCTGGATCCCCTGCATCCCTTGAGGCGCAAGACGGCCCTGTGGCTTTTGCCCCTGGGAGCCCTCCTGGCCCTGGTGGCCTTGGCCACCTCGAGGGCCGTGGGACTGGACCCGGTGGACCGCCTCTTCCTTCCCCTCTTGGCCTTGAGCTTTGCCCTCCTAGCCTTAGCCCTATGGCGCTTTCCCCACACCAGCACCTGGGTTCTTCCCCTGGTCCATGGGCTGGTGGCCACGTACCTCCTGGCCACCTTAGCCTACCAGCTCCTATTCAAGCCCAATCCCCTGGGCCTATCCCCGGCCGCGCACTGGGTCCCCTTCGTGTACCTCAGCAGCTTTCTCTTCTTCCAAACCCAGCAGGCGGTGCGCCTGGCCCTTCTCTACCTCCTCACCCTCTTCCTCCTCTCCCTCATGGGGGCCTTCCGCGGCCACTTCCATGCGGAGCACCTCAACGCCCTGGCCCAGTTCTTCGGGGCCAACCTGGCCTACGTGGGCCTGCTCTACATGCTGGTCCGGGTTAAGGAGGGTTACCTCGAGGCCCAGATGGATGCCTACACCGACCCCCTCACCGGCCTCAGAAACCGGCGCTACCTGGATCTCGTTTTGGAAAGAGAGCTCTTTCGCGTCCGGCGCTATGGCCGGCCCCTCTCCCTCATGATCCTGGACCTGGACCACTTCAAGCAGGTGAATGACCGCTACGGCCACCCTGTGGGGGACCGGGTGCTCGAAACCCTGGCCCACTGCCTAGAAGGCCAACTTCGGCAAAGCGACCGGGCGGTGCGCCTAGGGGGGGAGGAGTTCGCCATCCTCCTGGCGGAAACCCCCCTGGCCCAAGCCGTGCGCCTGGCGGGACGCGTGCGCCAGGCGGTGGCTGCCCTGAAGGTTCCCCCGGTGGCAGGGCTTTCCGTGAGCATCGGCGTGGCCGAGGCCCGCCCTGAAGACTCCCCCCTTTCCCTCCTCAAACGGGCCGACGAAGCCCTTTACCAAGCCAAACGCCGGGGAAGAAACCGGGTGGAAGTGGGCTAG
- the speA gene encoding biosynthetic arginine decarboxylase produces the protein MKTARRFSPKEAEEIYLVPYWGAGFFRVGRDGELEVTPLGPEGPAASLLEIVEALRDEGRPLPLVLRFPQILEARVRELNEAFQRAMEKYGYGGGYRGVYPVKVNQRRLVLETVAKAGRPYHYGLEAGSKAELALILAQDLSPEALITTNGFKDDDFIRLALMGRKLSRNVVITLEKFAELPRVIRISKELGVRPRLGIRYKLKAKGAGQWEASGGENAKFGLTTPEIIRAVEILKEEGLLDTLVMVHAHIGSQVTDIRKIKAAVREAAQTYVQLRKLGAPLQYLNLGGGLAVDYDGSKTNFYASANYTLPEYAEDLVYVTKEVVEAQGEPHPTLVTESGRAVTAYHEVLVLEVIDVITPPGEARPSAPPAEAHPLVKELWESLENLSPKNFREVYHDAFADKETLQTLYDLGLVSLRDRALAEEIFYHIARRVYAIVRELPYAPDEFEDLEKLLADKLVCNFSIFQSLPDAWAIHQLFPIVPLSRLHEPPTRQATLVDISCDSDGKIDRFIDLHDVRQSLPVHPIRPGEDYYLGVFLVGAYQDVLGSNHNLFGQVGEAHVVVDEEGFAIERFVAGETAEKVIEKMGFTARELSLGVERLVRQSRLSPVEKGAFLERYVRELQGYTYLED, from the coding sequence TTGAAAACCGCCAGGCGCTTTTCCCCCAAGGAAGCTGAGGAAATCTACCTGGTGCCCTACTGGGGGGCAGGGTTCTTCCGGGTGGGGCGGGACGGGGAGCTGGAGGTAACCCCCTTGGGTCCAGAGGGGCCTGCCGCTTCCCTTTTGGAGATCGTGGAAGCCCTTAGGGACGAGGGGCGGCCTTTGCCCCTGGTGCTCCGCTTCCCCCAGATCCTCGAGGCCCGGGTGCGGGAGCTAAACGAGGCCTTTCAGAGAGCCATGGAAAAGTACGGCTACGGGGGTGGCTACCGCGGGGTCTACCCCGTGAAGGTAAACCAGCGCCGGCTGGTGCTGGAGACCGTGGCCAAGGCGGGGAGGCCCTACCACTATGGCCTCGAGGCGGGGAGCAAGGCGGAGCTGGCCCTGATCCTGGCCCAGGACCTCTCCCCGGAAGCCCTCATCACCACCAACGGCTTCAAGGACGACGACTTCATCCGCCTGGCCCTGATGGGAAGGAAGCTTTCCCGGAACGTGGTCATCACCCTGGAGAAGTTCGCCGAGCTCCCCCGGGTGATCCGCATCTCCAAGGAGCTGGGGGTGCGGCCCAGGCTGGGCATCCGCTACAAGCTGAAGGCCAAAGGGGCCGGTCAGTGGGAAGCCAGCGGCGGGGAAAACGCCAAGTTCGGCCTCACCACCCCGGAGATCATCCGGGCGGTGGAGATCCTGAAGGAAGAGGGGCTCCTGGACACCCTGGTGATGGTCCACGCCCACATCGGTAGCCAGGTGACGGATATCCGCAAGATCAAGGCGGCGGTGCGGGAGGCGGCCCAGACCTATGTCCAGCTCCGGAAGCTTGGGGCTCCCCTCCAGTACCTGAACCTGGGCGGGGGCCTGGCCGTGGACTACGACGGCTCCAAGACCAACTTCTACGCCTCCGCCAACTACACGCTTCCCGAGTACGCCGAGGACCTGGTCTACGTGACCAAGGAGGTGGTGGAGGCCCAGGGGGAGCCCCACCCCACCCTGGTCACGGAGTCGGGCCGGGCGGTGACCGCCTACCATGAGGTCTTGGTCCTGGAGGTCATCGACGTCATCACCCCCCCGGGGGAGGCCCGGCCTTCTGCCCCGCCCGCGGAGGCCCACCCCCTGGTCAAGGAGCTTTGGGAGAGCCTGGAAAACCTCTCCCCCAAGAACTTCCGCGAGGTCTACCACGACGCCTTCGCGGACAAGGAAACCCTGCAGACCCTTTACGACCTGGGGCTGGTGTCCCTAAGGGACCGCGCCCTGGCGGAGGAGATCTTCTACCACATCGCCCGGCGGGTCTATGCCATCGTGCGGGAGCTTCCCTACGCTCCCGACGAGTTTGAGGACCTGGAGAAGCTCTTGGCCGACAAGCTAGTCTGTAACTTCTCCATCTTTCAAAGCCTTCCCGACGCCTGGGCCATCCACCAGCTCTTCCCCATCGTCCCCCTAAGCCGCCTCCACGAACCCCCCACCCGCCAGGCCACCCTGGTGGACATCTCCTGCGACTCCGACGGCAAGATAGACCGCTTCATCGACCTGCACGACGTGCGCCAGAGCCTCCCCGTCCACCCCATCCGCCCGGGGGAGGACTACTACCTAGGGGTCTTCTTGGTGGGAGCCTACCAGGACGTGTTGGGCAGCAACCATAACCTCTTCGGCCAGGTGGGGGAGGCCCATGTGGTGGTGGATGAGGAAGGGTTTGCCATAGAGCGTTTCGTTGCCGGGGAGACCGCCGAAAAAGTGATTGAGAAGATGGGCTTTACCGCCCGGGAGCTCTCCCTGGGCGTGGAGCGGCTGGTGCGGCAAAGCCGCCTCTCCCCCGTGGAGAAGGGGGCTTTCCTGGAGCGGTACGTGCGGGAGCTTCAGGGCTACACCTACCTGGAGGACTGA
- a CDS encoding DUF72 domain-containing protein, which yields MILEGLKGYRGYPGGFKAYAKDFPTVELSWWHRVGDRRTISRLRALSPAGFRFSVFGHKHFSFQPSGEEKRTLRRFLRRFRLFGEKRGAVRIAVPPSVDPTQLARWLDLLEEVLKEVGPVPLAFQAEGALHPLLKERGYALVNQAGGPFLYLVDPGEIPGEGEGYLYRSPTPSQAAPSALHSRAEVERD from the coding sequence TTGATCCTGGAAGGCCTTAAGGGGTATAGGGGCTATCCTGGGGGCTTCAAGGCCTACGCCAAAGACTTCCCCACGGTGGAGCTCTCCTGGTGGCACCGGGTAGGGGACAGGAGGACCATAAGCCGCTTGAGGGCCTTATCCCCGGCGGGATTCCGCTTCAGCGTCTTTGGCCACAAGCACTTTTCCTTCCAACCCTCAGGGGAGGAGAAGCGTACCTTAAGGCGTTTCTTAAGGCGGTTTAGGCTCTTCGGGGAGAAAAGGGGGGCGGTGCGGATTGCGGTTCCCCCGAGCGTGGACCCCACCCAACTGGCCCGCTGGCTGGACCTTTTGGAGGAGGTCCTAAAAGAGGTGGGGCCGGTACCCCTGGCCTTTCAAGCCGAGGGGGCCTTGCATCCGCTTCTCAAAGAACGGGGCTACGCCCTGGTAAACCAAGCGGGAGGCCCCTTCCTCTACCTGGTGGACCCGGGGGAGATCCCCGGGGAGGGCGAGGGGTACCTTTACCGGAGCCCCACCCCTTCCCAAGCTGCCCCTTCCGCCCTACACTCAAGGGCGGAGGTTGAACGGGATTGA
- a CDS encoding alpha/beta hydrolase, with protein MRKETLTLAGQSVLAHIPERPRALLLALHGLQGSREHILSLLPGYAEKGFLLLAFDAPRHGGRGGPPPSSKSPRYVEEVYQIALAFAEEAKGVAQEAKARFGLPLFLAGGSMGAFVVHWLLSQGFRAEGALAFIGSGFPMKLPQGQEVRDTRVLALYETPPAQRGEAYGGVPLFHLHGTKDLIVPLSRMEQTVGALRPHYPEGRLARFVEEGAGHTITPLMGRMGLAFLEAWLDPGRP; from the coding sequence ATGCGGAAAGAAACCCTCACCCTGGCAGGGCAAAGCGTGCTGGCCCACATCCCTGAGCGCCCAAGGGCCCTGCTCCTCGCCCTTCACGGGCTTCAGGGCTCCAGGGAACATATCCTTTCCCTCCTCCCAGGGTATGCGGAAAAAGGCTTCCTTCTCCTGGCCTTTGACGCTCCAAGGCACGGGGGACGGGGAGGCCCGCCCCCCTCCTCCAAAAGCCCTAGGTATGTGGAGGAGGTTTACCAGATAGCCCTGGCCTTCGCCGAGGAGGCCAAGGGCGTGGCCCAGGAGGCCAAGGCGCGCTTCGGCCTACCCCTTTTCCTGGCGGGAGGAAGCATGGGGGCCTTTGTGGTGCATTGGCTTCTTTCCCAGGGTTTCCGGGCGGAAGGGGCCTTGGCCTTCATCGGTAGCGGCTTCCCCATGAAGCTTCCCCAGGGTCAGGAGGTGCGGGATACCCGGGTCCTGGCCCTTTACGAAACCCCCCCTGCCCAAAGGGGGGAAGCCTATGGGGGTGTACCCCTTTTTCACCTCCACGGCACCAAGGACCTGATCGTGCCCCTTTCCCGCATGGAGCAAACCGTGGGGGCCTTAAGGCCCCATTACCCTGAAGGCCGCCTGGCCCGGTTTGTGGAGGAAGGGGCCGGGCACACCATCACCCCCTTGATGGGCCGGATGGGGCTGGCCTTTTTGGAGGCATGGCTTGATCCTGGAAGGCCTTAA
- a CDS encoding ribose-phosphate diphosphokinase — MDRPLLIFSGQSNKPLAQAIAEALGLPLGKSTTQRFANDNLFVRFEESLREGDVFIVQSLTPPVQDHLMELLMMVDAAKGASAARVTAVIPYFSYARSDKKDAPRISIAARLIADLLQTAGADRVLTMTLHSPQVHGFFKVPVDHLSAEPVIANHFATRVDLENAVVVAPDAGDLKRASSLARRLRLPLAFIDKERVSDTEVRVRMLVGEVKGKTALIVDDEISTAGSLVEAVEALLQAGAKEVYAAATHGVYVGPALERIAQSPVKEVAATDTCPPKEGPKLKTLPVAPIFAEAIWRIHRGESVSSLFT; from the coding sequence ATGGACCGCCCCCTCCTGATCTTCTCCGGCCAGTCCAACAAACCCCTGGCCCAAGCCATCGCCGAAGCCTTAGGCCTGCCCTTGGGCAAAAGCACCACCCAGCGCTTCGCCAACGACAACCTCTTCGTGCGCTTTGAGGAAAGCCTGAGGGAAGGGGACGTCTTCATCGTCCAGTCCCTGACCCCTCCGGTGCAGGACCACCTCATGGAACTCCTCATGATGGTGGACGCCGCCAAGGGAGCCAGCGCCGCTCGGGTCACGGCGGTCATCCCCTACTTCTCCTATGCCCGCAGCGACAAGAAGGACGCCCCCCGCATCTCCATCGCCGCCCGGCTCATCGCCGACCTCCTTCAGACCGCCGGGGCCGACCGGGTCCTCACCATGACCCTGCACTCCCCCCAGGTCCACGGCTTCTTCAAGGTACCCGTGGATCACCTTTCCGCCGAGCCCGTCATCGCCAACCACTTCGCCACCCGGGTGGACCTGGAAAACGCCGTGGTGGTGGCCCCGGATGCCGGCGACCTGAAAAGGGCCAGCTCCCTGGCCCGGCGCCTCCGCCTTCCCCTGGCCTTCATCGACAAGGAACGGGTCTCCGACACCGAGGTGCGGGTCAGGATGCTGGTGGGGGAGGTGAAGGGGAAAACCGCCCTGATCGTGGACGACGAGATCTCCACCGCCGGAAGCCTGGTGGAGGCGGTGGAGGCCCTGTTGCAGGCGGGGGCCAAGGAAGTCTACGCCGCCGCCACCCACGGGGTCTATGTGGGCCCGGCCCTGGAGCGCATCGCCCAAAGCCCGGTCAAGGAGGTGGCCGCCACCGACACCTGCCCCCCCAAGGAAGGCCCCAAGCTCAAGACCCTCCCCGTGGCCCCCATCTTCGCCGAGGCCATCTGGCGCATCCACCGGGGTGAGTCGGTGTCCAGCCTTTTCACCTGA
- a CDS encoding M24 family metallopeptidase: protein MELARVQEVLREERLDAWLLLSFGRSNPLALQVLSLTPLHLTRRFAYLIPQEGEPTLLCHAIEESLFPPLPGKRRTYHTWRGYLEALSGLLEGKRRIALEYVPGGLIPYLSRVDGGSLDLLRGMGLELASSWPLLLLFQTWGEEKLKSHRRAVEGLVAARDRAIAFLRQNPRSTEQAVQAILVQALEERGLVFDHPPMVAFGQNAANPHHAPTGKALEEGEVVLLDLWAKEEGGVYADITWMAGLRPLEAAHRAFQAVARARDEAIRFVAEAYGKGRYPRGFEVDQVARKFLEAEGFGPYIRHRTGHNLGEEVHGSGPHLDDLETHDFRPLVPGLAFTVEPGLYLPGFGVRTEVNVYLHPTGPEVTTPLQEGLTLL from the coding sequence GTGGAGCTCGCCCGCGTGCAGGAAGTCCTCAGGGAAGAGAGGCTGGACGCTTGGCTCCTCCTCTCCTTTGGCCGGAGCAATCCCTTGGCCCTCCAGGTCCTTTCCCTCACCCCCCTTCACCTAACCCGCCGCTTCGCCTACCTCATCCCCCAGGAAGGGGAACCCACCCTCCTCTGCCACGCCATAGAGGAAAGCCTCTTCCCCCCTCTCCCCGGGAAAAGGCGCACCTACCACACCTGGCGGGGGTACCTGGAAGCCCTTTCGGGGCTTTTGGAAGGGAAAAGGCGCATCGCCTTGGAGTACGTGCCAGGGGGGCTCATCCCCTACCTGTCCCGGGTGGACGGGGGCAGTTTGGACCTCCTTAGGGGGATGGGCCTCGAGCTCGCCTCCTCCTGGCCTTTGCTCCTCCTCTTCCAAACCTGGGGAGAGGAAAAGCTAAAGAGCCACCGCCGGGCGGTGGAGGGCTTGGTGGCCGCCAGGGACCGGGCCATAGCCTTCCTGCGCCAAAACCCTAGGTCCACGGAACAGGCGGTGCAGGCCATCTTGGTTCAAGCCCTGGAGGAACGGGGCCTGGTATTCGACCACCCCCCCATGGTGGCCTTCGGCCAAAACGCCGCCAATCCCCACCATGCGCCCACGGGAAAGGCCCTCGAGGAGGGGGAAGTGGTGCTCCTGGACCTCTGGGCCAAGGAAGAAGGAGGGGTCTACGCCGACATCACCTGGATGGCTGGCCTAAGGCCCCTCGAGGCTGCCCACCGGGCCTTCCAAGCGGTGGCCAGGGCGCGGGACGAGGCCATCCGCTTCGTGGCCGAAGCCTACGGAAAGGGGCGCTACCCCAGGGGCTTTGAGGTGGACCAGGTGGCCCGGAAGTTTCTGGAGGCCGAAGGCTTTGGCCCCTACATCCGCCACCGCACGGGGCATAACCTGGGGGAGGAGGTCCACGGCTCAGGTCCCCACCTGGATGACCTGGAAACCCACGACTTCCGCCCCTTGGTGCCGGGGCTGGCCTTCACCGTGGAACCCGGGCTTTACCTGCCTGGCTTCGGGGTGCGCACCGAGGTCAACGTCTACCTGCACCCCACGGGTCCGGAGGTCACCACGCCCTTGCAGGAGGGCCTTACCCTCCTCTAG
- the erpA gene encoding iron-sulfur cluster insertion protein ErpA: protein MLETQEAVIRITPMAAEKAKEILARYGKEHAAIRVYIKSGGCSGFQYGMAVDERELPGDTWVEMHGVRLVVDPMSLPYLVGSEIDWVESLMGGGFTVHNPNAAGTCGCGHSFRTKDQEGEARTCGH, encoded by the coding sequence ATGCTGGAGACGCAGGAGGCGGTAATCCGCATTACCCCCATGGCGGCGGAAAAGGCCAAGGAGATCCTGGCCCGCTACGGCAAGGAGCACGCCGCCATCCGGGTCTACATCAAGTCCGGGGGGTGCTCGGGTTTCCAGTACGGCATGGCCGTGGACGAGAGGGAGCTTCCGGGGGACACCTGGGTGGAGATGCACGGGGTGCGCCTGGTGGTGGACCCCATGTCCCTGCCCTACCTGGTGGGATCGGAGATCGACTGGGTGGAGAGCCTCATGGGTGGCGGGTTCACCGTCCACAACCCGAACGCCGCGGGCACCTGCGGCTGCGGCCACTCCTTCCGCACCAAGGACCAAGAGGGGGAGGCCCGCACCTGCGGCCACTGA
- a CDS encoding peptide ABC transporter substrate-binding protein: MRKVGKLAVLGLTALGLALAGPQDNSLVIGASQEPRVLAGDFLSIISNQAIKSEIEGYLFAPFIGFNADSQNFPVLATEVPTQQNGRLRVTDIGGGKKRLEMDLTIRPDARWSDGKPITTEDVQFYFEVGKAKGMPLLNPDYWERVNLRVKDARNFTVIFEPAYYYDTYGSPMGYAPKHIMGAEWEKVKAAARNLDPDKDAEKLNELYRNFFLKFSTPQALNRGAMVYSGAFKLKRWVPGNSIEMERNPNFPIKPEGGESKYVQKVVYRFIQNTNSLLVAVIGGSIDATSSVSLTFDQGRSRQLTSRAPGRFDIWFVPGAIWEHIDINKFSNCQQVKDLGLDDVRTRQAILHALNREGLVKAFFDGLQPVAHTWIAPVNPLFNPNVQKYPFDLKKAEALLAQMGWRKGPDGILQRTVGGRTVRFEIEYVTTAGNAIRERTQQFFAEDLKKIGIAVKINNAPSAVVFSDDYIQRASECKWTGMFEFAWVSSLAEDGSLFQYKNLNTGAIMVPTKENNYQGQNIGGWRNDEFDRLTSQGVLEFDEAKRKQLFWKAQEIWAEELPALPLYFRANPYVVRKGLVNYVASAYAGGFGYPGWNAWEIGWESRGAVKKWDQAKYALSVK, translated from the coding sequence ATGAGAAAAGTAGGCAAACTGGCTGTACTCGGTTTAACCGCCTTGGGTCTGGCCCTGGCAGGCCCCCAGGACAACAGCCTGGTCATTGGGGCTTCCCAGGAGCCCAGGGTGCTGGCGGGGGACTTCCTCAGCATCATCTCCAACCAGGCCATCAAGAGCGAGATAGAAGGCTACCTCTTTGCGCCCTTTATCGGCTTTAACGCGGATAGCCAGAACTTCCCCGTCCTGGCCACCGAGGTGCCCACCCAGCAGAACGGGCGCCTGCGGGTGACGGACATCGGGGGAGGCAAGAAACGGTTGGAGATGGACCTCACCATCCGCCCCGATGCCCGCTGGTCCGACGGCAAGCCCATCACCACCGAGGACGTGCAGTTCTACTTTGAGGTGGGCAAGGCCAAGGGCATGCCCCTCCTGAACCCGGACTACTGGGAGCGGGTTAACCTCAGGGTCAAGGACGCCCGCAACTTCACCGTCATCTTTGAGCCCGCCTACTACTACGACACCTATGGCTCCCCCATGGGCTACGCTCCCAAGCACATCATGGGGGCGGAGTGGGAAAAGGTGAAGGCGGCGGCCCGCAACCTGGACCCTGACAAGGATGCGGAGAAGCTCAATGAGCTCTACCGCAACTTCTTCCTCAAGTTCTCCACCCCTCAGGCCCTGAACCGGGGGGCCATGGTCTACTCCGGGGCCTTCAAGCTAAAGCGCTGGGTGCCGGGGAACTCCATCGAGATGGAGCGGAACCCGAACTTCCCCATCAAGCCCGAGGGTGGGGAGAGCAAGTACGTGCAGAAGGTGGTCTACCGCTTCATCCAAAACACCAACTCCCTCCTGGTGGCGGTGATCGGCGGTTCCATCGACGCCACCTCCAGCGTTTCCCTCACCTTTGACCAGGGCCGCAGCCGGCAGCTCACCTCCCGGGCCCCCGGCCGCTTTGACATCTGGTTCGTGCCCGGAGCCATCTGGGAGCACATTGACATCAACAAGTTCAGCAACTGCCAGCAGGTGAAGGACCTGGGCCTGGACGATGTGCGGACCCGTCAGGCTATCCTTCATGCCCTGAACCGGGAAGGGCTGGTGAAGGCCTTCTTTGACGGGCTCCAGCCCGTGGCCCACACCTGGATTGCTCCCGTCAACCCCCTCTTCAACCCCAACGTTCAGAAGTACCCCTTTGACCTGAAGAAGGCCGAGGCCCTCCTGGCGCAGATGGGGTGGAGGAAGGGTCCGGATGGCATCCTCCAGCGCACCGTGGGCGGGCGCACCGTTCGCTTCGAGATCGAGTACGTGACCACCGCGGGCAACGCCATCCGCGAGCGCACCCAGCAGTTCTTCGCCGAGGACCTGAAGAAGATCGGCATCGCCGTCAAGATCAACAACGCCCCCAGCGCCGTGGTCTTCTCCGACGACTACATCCAGCGGGCCAGCGAGTGCAAGTGGACCGGGATGTTTGAGTTCGCCTGGGTTTCCAGCCTGGCGGAGGATGGCTCCCTCTTCCAGTACAAGAACCTGAACACCGGGGCCATCATGGTGCCCACCAAGGAGAACAACTACCAGGGTCAGAACATCGGCGGCTGGCGGAACGACGAGTTCGACCGCCTGACCAGCCAGGGGGTCTTGGAGTTCGACGAGGCCAAGCGGAAGCAGCTCTTCTGGAAGGCTCAGGAGATCTGGGCGGAGGAGCTTCCCGCTCTGCCCCTTTACTTCCGCGCCAACCCCTACGTGGTGCGTAAGGGCCTGGTCAACTACGTGGCCAGCGCCTATGCGGGCGGCTTCGGCTACCCCGGCTGGAACGCCTGGGAGATCGGCTGGGAAAGCCGCGGCGCCGTGAAGAAGTGGGACCAGGCGAAGTACGCCCTTTCCGTCAAGTAG
- a CDS encoding ABC transporter permease codes for MFAYTVRRLLQMIPLLLAASVVIYALLALQPGDPLEELKRQNPRMTAEQFEALKRAYGLDQPLHIRYFKWLSRAVRGDLGYSRTYGIPAAEYIFAQRLPKTLILSGLALTLALVVAIPVGVFSAVRQYSLADYLITFLSFVGFSMPVFFLGILLLYLFAIWLPDHIPGFPRFPTGGVPGVLWEDVRSGSISLAYFFAQWAWHLILPVIALSSLQMAEWTRFMRASLLEVLSQDYIRTARAKGLAERVVLYKHALRNALIPIVTLVGLAIPGVLGGATITETIFSYPGMGRAIFDALVEKDYNVAMAALAFLALMTALFNLLADLAYAVVDPRIRYS; via the coding sequence GTGTTTGCCTACACGGTGCGCAGGCTTTTGCAGATGATCCCCTTGCTTCTTGCCGCCAGCGTGGTGATCTACGCCCTGCTGGCCCTGCAGCCAGGGGATCCTTTGGAAGAACTGAAGCGGCAGAACCCCCGCATGACCGCTGAGCAGTTTGAGGCCTTGAAGCGGGCCTACGGCCTGGACCAGCCCCTCCACATCCGCTACTTCAAGTGGCTCTCCCGGGCGGTGCGGGGGGACCTTGGTTATAGCCGCACCTACGGCATCCCGGCCGCGGAGTACATCTTTGCCCAGCGCTTGCCCAAGACCCTGATCCTCTCCGGACTGGCCCTGACCCTGGCCTTGGTGGTGGCCATCCCAGTGGGGGTCTTCTCTGCGGTGCGCCAGTATTCCTTGGCGGATTACCTCATCACCTTCCTGTCCTTCGTGGGGTTCTCCATGCCCGTCTTCTTCCTGGGCATCCTTCTCCTCTACCTTTTCGCCATCTGGTTACCCGACCACATCCCCGGCTTCCCCCGTTTCCCCACCGGGGGGGTGCCCGGGGTGCTTTGGGAGGATGTGCGCTCGGGGAGTATCAGCCTGGCCTACTTCTTTGCCCAGTGGGCCTGGCACCTCATCCTGCCGGTCATCGCCCTTTCCTCCTTGCAGATGGCGGAGTGGACCCGGTTCATGCGGGCCTCCTTGCTGGAGGTGCTTTCCCAGGACTACATCCGCACCGCCCGGGCCAAGGGCTTGGCCGAGCGGGTGGTGCTCTACAAGCACGCCCTTAGGAACGCTCTTATCCCCATCGTGACCCTGGTGGGCCTGGCCATCCCCGGGGTATTGGGCGGGGCCACCATCACCGAGACCATCTTCAGTTACCCCGGCATGGGGCGGGCCATCTTTGACGCCCTGGTGGAGAAGGACTACAACGTGGCCATGGCGGCCTTGGCCTTCTTGGCCTTGATGACGGCGCTTTTCAACCTGCTGGCGGACCTGGCCTATGCGGTGGTGGACCCCCGCATCCGCTACAGCTAG